Sequence from the Longimicrobium sp. genome:
GACGGTGGGGTGCGGGTTGTCGACGGTGCCGCCAGCGGTGCGCTCGGCCTTGGACGCCTTGGCCGTGTAGAAGAACCGGGAGGCGCCGCCTGTGTCGCCGTAGATGCGAGTCTGGAACTCGACGTTGCTGCCCCCGTAGCCGATGCTTTCCGTCGCCCGGACGGTCCCGGGACCGCGCCCGCCGTTGCTGACGCGCTCGCCGCTCTGCTCGTCCAGCAACCGCACCGCGCAGCCGGGTTCGTGCTCGTCCTCGCATGCGCAGCCAAGGATCACGTTTGCGGGCCAGCGACCCCGAGCGTCGCCGCCGCGTGGGCCGGGTGTAGCCGCGAAGTCGGTCGCTCCGCTCTCGTGGTACCGGCGACCGGCGCTCGCCTCTCCGTCTCGCCCCTGCGGGTATGGCTTACCGTCGCGAACGTGGGAGAGCAGCCCGCCCGCGCCTGCGCGCAGCACGTCGTCCGTCGCGATGCGGCACGCATCGATGTTGAGCGCCCCCGTCCCGTGCTTGAGGACGTTCGCGGCCACGGTGCCGGGGAAGGGCTTCCGGGCGAAGCAGATCGGCTCGTTGGCGGGCTTCAGGGCCGTGCCCCATCCGGCCCACTCGCGCGCCGCGTCGCTCACGGGCACGTCACTGTCCGTGGTGTGATGGGGGTTGTCCATGTAGGGGCGGCGGTTCCCGATCTGCCGCTGATGACCGATGATGCTCCGCGGCGGCACCTGCTCCCTCTTTGCCCCGGCCGCCTTGTCCAGCGCCTTGCTCACGTCCAGCGACTTCGGAAACCCGGAGCCATAGAGCCACTGCAGCTGATCGCGGATCTCGAAACCGGCGTCCTCGATCGCGCACGCCATCCGGTGGTACGTCCGCGTGCCCCCGAAGGCGAGCAGGTGTCCTCCCGGCTTCAACGCCCGCAGGCCCTGCTTCCACGTCTCCACGTCGAAGGCCACGCCGGAGCGGTCCCACGCTCTCCCCATGAACCCCAGCTCGTACGGCGGGTCGCACACGATGGCGTCCACCGACTCGGCGGGCAGGTCCGCGAGCACCTGCCGGCAGTCCCCCCGGTAGAGGGTGAAGTCGCCCCCTGCGATGTATGGCACGCTCACGCTGCTTCCCCATGCTTTGAGGGAACAGCGTCAACGGGGGAAGCGGAGGGGTTGGCAGCCTGCCACTGCGCGTCGAGGCGGAGCCAGAGCGCGGCCGACGTTCCGAATGCGCACGCCAGCCGCGCCGCCGTGTCGTCGTCTACGAGGACGCCGGGCATCGGGTTGAGGATGAGCGCGGCCAGCCAGGCCGCATGTGCGTCCGCCCCAAGCCGATGAATCAGGTCGCACTCGCCCCACCCGCGCGCGGCCATCTCGTCGCGAACGAACTCCGCGACCGGGAACACTTCTTCCGCCTTCATCGGGCACCCCCACCGTCAGCGGGGGACGGGGCGAAGTCGCGCCAGATCGCCGGGTCCCACTCGGCAAGGTCTCGCCGATCCCGCATCCGGAGCGCCTTGCGAAGGCGGCGGGGCGACGGGTATGCACCCGGCGAGCGCTCCGAGGCGGGATCGCCCATCATGCCCATCACGCGGAGGTGCACCCGGAACCGAGCGTGCCGCCTGCTCATGCGCCCCCCTGCGTGTACGGCGTGGTGTCCCGCCCATGCTTGGCGAGCACGGCCAGACAGACGGCGCGGCCGAGGGAGTTCATCGGCGGACCTTCGGCGTAGCTGAGCCCGTCGCGCTTGGGGTACCGGCACACGTTGAGCTTGGCCCCCAGGATATCCACCTGCCGCCAGCCGGAAAGCTCCCGCTCCATCAGCGCACCCCATGCGGCGGGGTCGTTCGGGTAGTCGGGGAGCAGCACTGTCGGGTAGGCGCCGTTGGCATCCGCGAGCACAAGGACGCGTCGGTCACGCCAGAGTTCTTCACCGCGCCACGTCGCGCCCAGCAGTTCCTCTACATCTACGCACAGCCGTACGTCGGGATCGAGGTGCGACAGCGAGGGCCGCGATTGCGTCTCAGCCATGGCGCGCCTCCAAGTCCCGAGCGAGGCGATCGAAGTTGGCCGGGCTCATGTCGGGCTGACGGTAGATGGAAACTCGGCCGAGGTAGTGGGTCCCCTCGTACACATCCACGTCCACCGTGCTGTCGGTTGCCCGCCGCCGCTCCATGCGCATGCCGGGGATCACGTGCGTAAGGTCGGGCTTCATCGGGCACCTCCCCGGCGGCGCCACTCAGTGTAGGCGACATGCATCCGGGTCCAGCTGATCATCTGGCCGGTCCACGCGTTCGGGTTGAGGCGACGCAGGCGGCACCCCATGCATGGACACGGCTTCATCGGGCACCGTCCGCGTCAGCGGCGGGCGCCGCGAGGCTGATGAGGTGATCGCGGACGGCGGCCCATTCCGCGTTCCGGAACGAGCCGTACGCGTAGATCCGGGGGTGCTTCAGGTTGTGGCCGTTCACGCGGATGAACTCAGCGCACCCAGCCTCCGTGAAGCACGCCGGGGGGGGGTCACGAACTCCCACTCGTCGCGGTAGCCGACGCGACGCCACCCCTCCGGAGTCTCGCCGGTACGCGCGTGCATCCGATCCAGCCACACGGCCCGCCACGGTTCGGCCTCAGCGTAGTCGCCGCCGTCCTCGATCCACACCACGTCCTCGGTGTAGTCGGTGTCGAGCCCGTAGATCCGGTTCCTCTGCTGGACGGCGAAGATGGGCGCGTTCGTCGCCCGGTTATCCTGCGCGACGATGGCCGCGCCGATGGCTTTCAGGTCGCTCAACGGGCACCTCCGGGCACGGCGTT
This genomic interval carries:
- a CDS encoding DNA methyltransferase is translated as MSVPYIAGGDFTLYRGDCRQVLADLPAESVDAIVCDPPYELGFMGRAWDRSGVAFDVETWKQGLRALKPGGHLLAFGGTRTYHRMACAIEDAGFEIRDQLQWLYGSGFPKSLDVSKALDKAAGAKREQVPPRSIIGHQRQIGNRRPYMDNPHHTTDSDVPVSDAAREWAGWGTALKPANEPICFARKPFPGTVAANVLKHGTGALNIDACRIATDDVLRAGAGGLLSHVRDGKPYPQGRDGEASAGRRYHESGATDFAATPGPRGGDARGRWPANVILGCACEDEHEPGCAVRLLDEQSGERVSNGGRGPGTVRATESIGYGGSNVEFQTRIYGDTGGASRFFYTAKASKAERTAGGTVDNPHPTV